One Amorphoplanes digitatis genomic window carries:
- a CDS encoding putative baseplate assembly protein produces MSLPAPDLDDRRFQDIVDEAKRRIHRLCPEWTDHNVSDPGVALVELFAWMTEMTLYRLNQVPDRLYIKFLELVGVELFSAVPSRADLLFTLTAPRAEVVRVPAGTQVSTERREDEEPVVFLTDSELRILPPELVACVTHTGDRYADHWEDLRREASSVRLFPSLSPGEAVYFGLAEPAAGNLLRLDVTTGPEGAGVDPRRPPRCWEAWDGHQWADVRILGDTSAGFNSPGQVTLLLPARHEALAIGSRRAHWLRCRLVQAVDGQPEYTNPPELESLSAVALGGAVPAHHAEPAPAELLGTSDGRPGQVFQVRRSPVLPRRHDETVRVVLPRHERTGEPEEQEWTEVADLADAEGDDRVFTWSGATGEIRFGPRVLDREGRAWQHGAIPPIDAQVSVTGYRFGGGRRGNVAAERLTVLHTSIPFVAGVTNLDPSAGGVDAESVENAKVRGPLLLRGGRRAVTAEDVERLTLDAAPSIARARCLPPDAPGEPARLLVVPRVDIAPEQLTLDDMAVTDELEEQIKAYLEPRRLLTMRLRIEAPRYQGVKVVAEVRAGPGVRTETVRERAERALYEYLNPLTGGPSGQGWPFDTDLRLGDVYGVLHGSFGVQGVEAVHFFSADLRRQRALDQVEQRLRLLPAALFMSYEHRVVVQQ; encoded by the coding sequence GTGAGTCTTCCCGCGCCGGATCTTGACGATCGCCGGTTTCAGGACATCGTCGACGAGGCCAAGCGGCGGATACACCGGCTCTGCCCGGAGTGGACCGACCACAACGTCTCCGACCCCGGCGTCGCGCTCGTCGAGCTCTTCGCCTGGATGACCGAGATGACCCTGTACCGGCTCAACCAGGTGCCCGACCGGCTGTACATCAAGTTCCTCGAGCTGGTCGGCGTCGAGCTCTTCTCGGCGGTGCCGTCCCGCGCCGACCTGCTTTTCACACTCACCGCGCCGCGCGCGGAGGTGGTCCGGGTACCCGCCGGCACCCAGGTCAGCACCGAGCGCCGCGAGGACGAGGAGCCGGTCGTCTTCCTCACCGACTCCGAGCTGCGGATCCTTCCGCCGGAGCTGGTCGCCTGCGTCACGCACACCGGCGACCGGTACGCCGACCACTGGGAGGACCTGCGCCGCGAGGCCTCCTCGGTGCGGCTGTTCCCGAGCCTGAGCCCCGGCGAGGCCGTCTACTTCGGGCTGGCCGAGCCGGCGGCCGGCAACCTGCTGCGCCTGGACGTCACCACCGGGCCCGAGGGCGCCGGCGTCGACCCGCGCCGGCCGCCGCGCTGCTGGGAGGCCTGGGACGGCCACCAGTGGGCGGACGTGCGGATCCTCGGCGACACCAGCGCCGGTTTCAACAGCCCCGGCCAGGTCACCCTGCTGCTGCCGGCCCGGCACGAGGCCCTCGCCATCGGGTCGCGGCGTGCGCACTGGCTGCGCTGCCGGCTCGTGCAGGCCGTCGACGGGCAGCCCGAGTACACCAACCCGCCCGAACTGGAGTCGCTGTCCGCGGTGGCGCTGGGCGGGGCGGTGCCCGCGCACCACGCCGAGCCGGCCCCCGCCGAGCTGCTCGGCACCAGCGACGGGCGCCCCGGCCAGGTGTTCCAGGTGCGCCGGTCGCCCGTGCTGCCGCGCCGCCACGACGAGACCGTCCGGGTGGTGCTGCCCCGCCACGAGCGCACCGGCGAGCCCGAGGAGCAGGAGTGGACCGAGGTCGCCGACCTCGCCGACGCCGAGGGCGACGACCGGGTCTTCACCTGGTCCGGCGCCACCGGCGAGATCCGCTTCGGCCCGCGGGTGCTCGACCGCGAGGGCCGGGCCTGGCAGCACGGCGCGATCCCGCCGATCGACGCGCAGGTCTCGGTCACCGGCTACCGCTTCGGCGGCGGCCGGCGCGGCAACGTCGCCGCCGAGCGGCTCACCGTGCTGCACACGTCCATCCCGTTCGTGGCCGGGGTGACCAACCTGGACCCGAGCGCCGGCGGCGTCGACGCGGAGAGCGTGGAGAACGCCAAGGTGCGCGGCCCGCTGCTGCTGCGCGGCGGCCGCCGGGCGGTGACCGCCGAGGACGTGGAGCGGCTCACCCTCGACGCCGCGCCGAGCATCGCCAGGGCGCGCTGCCTGCCGCCGGACGCGCCGGGCGAGCCGGCCCGGCTGCTGGTCGTGCCGCGGGTCGACATCGCGCCCGAGCAGCTCACCCTCGACGACATGGCCGTCACCGACGAGCTGGAGGAGCAGATCAAGGCCTACCTCGAGCCGCGCCGGCTGCTCACCATGCGGCTGCGCATCGAGGCGCCCCGGTACCAGGGCGTCAAGGTCGTCGCGGAGGTGCGCGCCGGCCCGGGCGTGCGCACGGAGACGGTGCGCGAGCGCGCCGAACGCGCCCTCTACGAGTACCTGAACCCGTTGACGGGCGGCCCGAGCGGGCAGGGCTGGCCGTTCGACACCGACCTGCGGCTCGGCGACGTGTACGGGGTGCTGCACGGCTCGTTCGGCGTGCAGGGCGTCGAGGCGGTGCACTTCTTCTCGGCCGACCTGCGCCGGCAGCGCGCCCTCGACCAGGTCGAACAGCGGCTGCGCCTGCTGCCGGCGGCGCTGTTCATGTCGTACGAGCACCGGGTGGTGGTGCAGCAGTGA
- a CDS encoding phage tail protein: protein MTWLVDQLPRAMATDPVLRGLVTAFEEVADTVRERIDSVEHQMDTGLASPEMLQYLGSWLGVELEPTDPPEYRRSMVREVGRLLGWRGTRYGVEALLEAATGARVTVTDTGGVYGRNDAVPPVDAVVTVQMDHTGHLTERQVLGFLQSEMPLGARVRLDVRFQPRPARGRARPPVSGEGGGDG, encoded by the coding sequence GTGACCTGGCTGGTGGATCAACTGCCCCGGGCGATGGCCACGGACCCGGTGCTGCGCGGGCTGGTCACCGCGTTCGAGGAGGTGGCCGACACCGTCCGCGAGCGCATCGACAGCGTCGAGCACCAGATGGACACCGGCCTGGCCAGCCCCGAGATGCTCCAGTACCTGGGCTCCTGGCTGGGCGTGGAGCTCGAGCCGACGGACCCGCCCGAGTACCGCCGGTCGATGGTCCGCGAGGTCGGCCGGCTGCTCGGCTGGCGCGGCACCCGGTACGGCGTCGAGGCCCTGCTGGAGGCGGCGACCGGCGCCCGGGTCACCGTGACGGACACCGGCGGCGTCTACGGCCGCAACGACGCGGTGCCGCCGGTGGACGCCGTGGTGACCGTGCAGATGGACCACACCGGTCACCTCACCGAGCGCCAGGTGCTCGGCTTCCTCCAGAGCGAGATGCCGCTGGGCGCCCGGGTTCGCCTGGACGTGCGGTTCCAGCCGCGGCCGGCCCGCGGCCGGGCCCGCCCACCGGTGTCCGGGGAGGGCGGCGGCGATGGCTGA
- a CDS encoding zinc-ribbon domain-containing protein, translating to MADRQLPCPDCGSPVRPDVEQLCPRCGYPLMFLRQQAAEHDARAVPRSPNERDDGTGTVMPAPVARTQRTAPAPIPGQYPCPQCGYGNEPVRIRCERCGYELRAARPHAVVLGPPPARAAPSRGGWGWLVAVLAIAAIAVLALVAVLLFTR from the coding sequence ATGGCTGACCGGCAACTGCCGTGCCCGGACTGCGGCTCCCCGGTACGCCCGGACGTCGAGCAGCTCTGCCCCCGCTGCGGCTACCCGCTGATGTTCCTGCGCCAGCAGGCGGCGGAGCACGACGCCCGTGCCGTGCCGCGCTCGCCGAACGAGCGCGACGACGGCACCGGCACGGTCATGCCGGCCCCGGTGGCACGGACCCAGCGGACCGCGCCCGCACCGATACCGGGCCAGTACCCGTGCCCGCAGTGCGGCTACGGCAACGAGCCGGTCCGGATCCGCTGCGAGCGCTGCGGCTACGAGCTGCGGGCGGCCCGGCCGCATGCCGTGGTGCTCGGCCCGCCCCCGGCCCGGGCGGCGCCGTCGCGCGGCGGCTGGGGCTGGCTCGTCGCGGTGCTGGCGATCGCGGCGATCGCGGTGCTGGCCCTGGTGGCGGTGCTGCTGTTCACGCGTTAG
- a CDS encoding GNAT family N-acetyltransferase: protein MLELDEPLTTARLLLRPFRTGDADALFDLRSRPEVLRYLYWPPPTPDGVRDVVRQRLTMTRLAADGDCLVLAAEERDTGRLVGEVDLSLVSTEHRHGEIGVILHPDAQGAGYATEAAGALLDLAFDRLALHRVTASTNAGNEASARALRRLGLRQEGHLRQCVLFDGAWHDELIFAILAAEWRSARR from the coding sequence GTGCTCGAGCTGGACGAACCTCTGACCACCGCCCGTCTGCTGCTGCGCCCGTTCCGGACCGGCGACGCGGACGCGCTGTTCGACCTGCGCAGCCGGCCCGAGGTGCTGCGCTATCTCTACTGGCCGCCGCCGACCCCGGACGGCGTCCGCGACGTGGTCCGGCAGCGCCTGACCATGACCAGGCTGGCCGCGGACGGCGACTGCCTGGTCCTGGCCGCCGAGGAGCGCGACACCGGCCGCCTGGTCGGCGAGGTCGACCTGAGCCTGGTCAGCACCGAGCACCGGCACGGCGAGATCGGCGTCATCCTGCACCCCGACGCCCAAGGCGCCGGGTACGCCACCGAGGCCGCCGGCGCCCTGCTGGACCTCGCCTTCGACCGGCTGGCGCTGCACCGGGTCACCGCCAGCACGAACGCCGGCAACGAGGCGTCCGCGCGGGCGCTGCGCCGGCTCGGCCTGCGCCAGGAGGGTCACCTGCGGCAGTGCGTCCTCTTCGACGGCGCCTGGCACGACGAACTGATCTTCGCGATCCTGGCCGCCGAGTGGCGCTCGGCCCGGCGCTAA
- a CDS encoding glycoside hydrolase family 9 protein, whose product MIRALGAAALLTVTLTAVGPASAAAADEVEQVVNGGFTSGTDPWWSTAGMPITLRDGKACVDVPGGTTNRWDASVGQNDIDLIAGESYRYSFTASGDPDGHIARAIVGLSVAPYDTYFEASPALTVAGDTYSFTFTANVTTTQAQVALQVGGSPTAWGLCLDDVSLVGGVPPEVYVPDTGPRVRVNQVAYLPRGPKKATLVTAATTRLGWQLRNAAGATVARGHTVPRGVDVSSGQNVQSIDFGGYRGRGTGYTLVADGETSRPFDIDAAAYERLRLDALKFYYPQRSGIEIRDDLRPGYARPAGHVGVAPNLGDVAVPCQPGVCDYTLNVAGGWYDAGDHGKYVVNGGISTWELLNQFERTTEPGRLRDGTLAIPESGNRVPDILDEARWELEFMLSMRVPAGKPLAGMVHHKIHDANWTGLPLLPHLDPQQRELHPVSTAATLNLAATAAQAARIYKRYDPAFAKRALAAARTAYTAALAEPARYALESDGTGGGAYNDSKVDDDFYWAAAELYLTTGEKRYADAVLASPVHTADIFGPGAFDWANTAAAGRLDLALVPNRLPGRAAVRASIVRGAEKYLSVQAGHPYGVAYAPANNMWDWGSNSLLLNNLVVVAGAYELTGRDRYRDGVIEGMDYLFGRNALNQSYVTGYGEVSSQNQHSRWYSHQLEPALPNPPVGSLAGGANSSIQDPYAQSKLTGCVGQFCYIDDIQSWSTNELTINWNSALSWVASFVADQT is encoded by the coding sequence GTGATTCGAGCCCTTGGCGCCGCCGCACTGCTGACCGTCACCCTCACCGCGGTGGGGCCTGCGTCCGCGGCCGCCGCCGACGAGGTCGAGCAGGTCGTCAACGGCGGCTTCACCTCCGGCACCGACCCGTGGTGGTCCACCGCGGGCATGCCGATAACCCTGCGCGACGGCAAGGCCTGCGTGGACGTACCGGGCGGCACCACCAACCGATGGGACGCCTCGGTCGGCCAGAACGACATCGACCTCATCGCCGGCGAGTCCTACCGCTACTCGTTCACCGCGTCCGGCGACCCGGACGGGCACATCGCCCGGGCGATCGTCGGGCTCTCCGTCGCGCCCTACGACACCTACTTCGAGGCCTCTCCGGCGCTGACCGTCGCGGGCGACACCTACTCGTTCACCTTCACCGCGAACGTGACCACCACGCAGGCGCAGGTCGCGCTCCAGGTCGGCGGCAGCCCCACCGCCTGGGGTCTCTGCCTCGACGACGTCTCCCTGGTCGGCGGCGTGCCGCCGGAGGTCTACGTGCCCGACACCGGGCCGCGGGTCCGGGTCAACCAGGTCGCCTACCTGCCGCGCGGCCCGAAGAAGGCGACGCTGGTCACGGCGGCGACGACCCGGCTGGGCTGGCAGCTCAGGAACGCCGCCGGCGCCACCGTCGCGCGCGGGCACACCGTGCCGCGCGGCGTCGACGTCTCGTCGGGCCAGAACGTCCAGTCGATCGACTTCGGCGGCTACCGCGGCCGCGGCACCGGCTACACGCTCGTCGCCGACGGCGAGACGAGCCGCCCGTTCGACATCGACGCCGCCGCCTACGAGCGGCTGCGCCTGGACGCCCTGAAGTTCTACTACCCGCAGCGCAGCGGCATCGAGATCCGCGACGACCTGCGCCCCGGCTACGCCCGCCCGGCCGGCCACGTCGGCGTCGCGCCGAACCTCGGCGACGTCGCGGTGCCGTGCCAGCCCGGCGTCTGCGACTACACGCTGAACGTCGCCGGCGGCTGGTACGACGCCGGCGACCACGGCAAGTACGTCGTCAACGGCGGCATCTCCACCTGGGAACTGCTCAACCAGTTCGAGCGCACCACGGAGCCGGGCCGGCTGCGCGACGGCACCCTGGCCATCCCGGAGAGCGGCAACCGGGTGCCGGACATCCTCGACGAGGCCCGCTGGGAACTGGAGTTCATGCTGAGCATGCGGGTGCCGGCCGGCAAGCCGCTCGCCGGCATGGTGCACCACAAGATCCACGACGCCAACTGGACCGGCCTGCCGCTGCTGCCGCACCTCGACCCGCAGCAGCGCGAACTCCACCCGGTCTCGACCGCGGCGACCCTGAACCTGGCCGCCACCGCCGCGCAGGCCGCCCGGATCTACAAGCGCTACGACCCCGCGTTCGCCAAGCGGGCCCTCGCGGCGGCACGGACCGCGTACACGGCCGCGCTGGCCGAGCCCGCCCGCTACGCGCTCGAGTCCGACGGGACCGGCGGCGGCGCGTACAACGACAGCAAGGTCGACGACGACTTCTACTGGGCGGCGGCCGAGCTGTACCTGACCACGGGGGAGAAGCGGTACGCCGACGCCGTGCTGGCCTCACCCGTGCACACCGCCGACATCTTCGGCCCCGGCGCCTTCGACTGGGCGAACACGGCCGCGGCCGGCCGCCTCGACCTCGCGCTGGTGCCGAACCGGCTGCCCGGGCGCGCGGCGGTCCGCGCGTCGATCGTCCGCGGCGCGGAGAAGTACCTGTCGGTACAGGCCGGGCACCCGTACGGCGTCGCGTACGCCCCAGCGAACAACATGTGGGACTGGGGCTCGAACAGCCTGCTGCTCAACAACCTGGTGGTGGTCGCGGGCGCGTACGAGCTCACCGGCCGCGACCGGTACCGCGACGGCGTGATCGAGGGCATGGACTACCTGTTCGGCCGCAACGCGCTCAACCAGTCCTACGTCACCGGGTACGGCGAGGTCAGCTCGCAGAACCAGCACAGCCGCTGGTACTCGCACCAGCTCGAACCGGCCCTGCCGAACCCGCCCGTCGGCTCGCTGGCCGGCGGCGCGAACTCGTCGATCCAGGACCCGTACGCGCAGAGCAAGCTGACCGGCTGCGTCGGCCAGTTCTGCTACATCGACGACATCCAGTCGTGGTCGACGAACGAGCTGACCATCAACTGGAACTCGGCCCTGTCCTGGGTGGCATCCTTCGTAGCCGATCAGACGTAG
- a CDS encoding HAD domain-containing protein, whose amino-acid sequence MIDVEKPVWLLDVDGVLNTVRPGWGGPPKRALVWSGADNTSYLLRWGPALIDRIRALEAAEKVEIRWCTTWCPEAHRLERLWRLPELGRALHADPMPRGSDCWPLKQQAARAVLAEEGRRLIWTDDDALPPPGPQREELTARGRALLIAPKPLRGLQPADLDLIEKFAEGRRMPTHRVAGKHRHTVD is encoded by the coding sequence ATGATCGACGTCGAGAAGCCCGTGTGGCTTCTCGACGTCGACGGCGTGCTGAACACGGTCCGCCCCGGGTGGGGCGGACCGCCGAAACGGGCGCTGGTCTGGTCCGGCGCGGACAACACGTCGTACCTGCTGCGCTGGGGCCCGGCCCTGATCGACCGCATCCGCGCGCTGGAGGCCGCGGAGAAGGTGGAGATCCGCTGGTGCACCACCTGGTGCCCCGAGGCGCACCGCCTGGAACGCCTCTGGCGCCTGCCGGAGCTGGGCCGCGCCCTGCACGCCGACCCGATGCCCCGCGGCTCGGACTGCTGGCCGCTGAAGCAACAGGCGGCCCGTGCGGTCCTGGCCGAGGAGGGCCGCCGCCTGATCTGGACCGACGACGACGCGCTGCCGCCGCCGGGCCCGCAGCGCGAGGAGCTGACCGCGCGGGGCCGGGCGCTGCTGATCGCGCCCAAGCCGCTGCGCGGCCTGCAACCGGCCGACCTGGACCTGATCGAGAAGTTCGCCGAGGGCCGCCGCATGCCCACCCACCGGGTGGCCGGCAAACACCGGCACACCGTCGACTGA
- a CDS encoding helix-turn-helix domain-containing protein: MSAEITAIPADPTGALTPVEFGRRLRALILARRRSVDSVARRSREAGTPISRATVYNLISGTGAARRDTLVAFLRGCGVPPREQIRWLITFDRVHAPAGSAAASHDARAAAARAAAGNRRPGQLGSAA; the protein is encoded by the coding sequence ATGAGCGCCGAAATCACGGCGATCCCTGCGGACCCGACCGGTGCCCTGACACCGGTAGAATTCGGGCGGCGCCTACGGGCGCTGATACTGGCGCGTCGGCGTTCCGTCGACAGCGTCGCCCGGCGTAGCAGGGAGGCCGGGACACCGATCTCCCGCGCCACGGTCTACAACCTGATCTCCGGCACCGGCGCCGCGCGGCGCGACACGCTGGTGGCCTTCCTGCGCGGGTGCGGGGTGCCGCCGCGGGAGCAGATCCGGTGGCTCATCACGTTCGACCGGGTGCACGCGCCCGCCGGGTCCGCCGCGGCATCGCACGACGCCCGCGCCGCCGCAGCGCGGGCCGCGGCCGGCAACCGGCGCCCCGGCCAGCTCGGCAGCGCGGCCTGA
- a CDS encoding YciI family protein, with protein MQYLVSVIFDQAGLATEGEMAAIDVFNDRLVAEGHWVFAGGLAEPGTATVIDNRGGAEMITDGPFVESKEFLAGFWIIEAPDLDVALRLAADGSRACNRKVEVRPFR; from the coding sequence ATGCAGTACCTGGTTTCCGTGATCTTTGACCAGGCCGGCCTCGCCACCGAGGGCGAGATGGCCGCCATCGACGTGTTCAACGACCGGCTGGTCGCCGAGGGCCACTGGGTCTTCGCCGGCGGCCTCGCCGAGCCCGGCACGGCCACCGTCATCGACAACCGGGGCGGGGCGGAGATGATCACCGACGGCCCGTTCGTGGAGTCCAAGGAGTTTCTGGCCGGCTTCTGGATCATCGAGGCCCCCGACCTCGACGTCGCGCTCAGGCTCGCCGCCGACGGCTCGAGGGCCTGCAACCGCAAGGTCGAGGTGCGACCGTTCCGGTGA
- a CDS encoding RNA polymerase sigma factor has translation MSDIREAITRAHHEEWARVVAALTRRFGDLDIAEESAAEAFAIAVERWPADGVPPNPGAWLTTAANRRAIDRIRRESKRDDKQKEARMLYDDAAPEPAGAIDDERLRLIFTCCHPALAMETRVALTLRMVGGLTMPEIARAFLVGEAAMGRRITRAKAKIKAARIPYRVPSEQDLPARVSGVLAVLFLVFNEGYLATGPGTDPVRHDLTAEAIRLTRLIRTLLPRDGEVAGLLALMLLTEARRAARVSPRGELVTLGEQDRGAWDPALIAEGHHLVRERLATGMPPGRYQILAAINAVHTSARDVRDTDWSQVVALYDQLIRLDPSPIVALNRAIAVAELDGPEVALAAVDRLEASLTGYHAYHATRADLLRRLGRSGPSRAAYDRAIELAGNTAETAYLTRRRDQLG, from the coding sequence GTGTCCGACATCCGGGAGGCGATCACCCGCGCGCACCACGAGGAGTGGGCCCGGGTGGTCGCGGCCCTGACCCGGCGCTTCGGCGACCTGGACATCGCCGAGGAGTCCGCGGCCGAGGCGTTCGCGATCGCCGTCGAGCGCTGGCCGGCCGACGGCGTACCCCCGAACCCCGGCGCCTGGCTGACCACCGCCGCCAACCGCCGGGCCATCGACCGGATCCGCCGCGAGAGCAAGCGCGACGACAAGCAGAAGGAGGCCCGGATGCTGTACGACGACGCCGCGCCCGAGCCTGCCGGCGCCATCGACGACGAGCGGCTCCGGCTGATCTTCACCTGCTGTCACCCGGCGCTGGCGATGGAGACCCGCGTGGCGCTCACGCTGCGCATGGTCGGCGGCCTGACCATGCCCGAGATCGCCCGCGCCTTCCTGGTGGGCGAGGCCGCCATGGGCCGGCGGATCACCCGGGCGAAAGCCAAGATCAAGGCCGCCCGCATCCCGTACCGGGTACCGTCCGAACAGGACCTCCCGGCCCGCGTCTCCGGCGTGCTCGCCGTCCTGTTCCTGGTCTTCAACGAGGGCTACCTGGCCACCGGCCCCGGCACCGATCCGGTACGCCACGACCTGACCGCCGAGGCGATCCGGCTCACCCGCCTGATCCGCACCCTGCTGCCGCGCGACGGCGAGGTGGCCGGCCTGCTGGCCCTGATGCTGCTCACCGAGGCCCGCCGCGCCGCCCGGGTCTCCCCGCGCGGCGAGCTGGTCACCCTCGGCGAACAGGACCGCGGAGCCTGGGACCCGGCCCTGATCGCCGAGGGCCACCACCTGGTACGCGAACGCCTGGCCACCGGGATGCCGCCGGGCCGCTACCAGATCCTCGCGGCGATCAACGCCGTGCACACCTCAGCCCGCGACGTCCGCGACACCGACTGGTCACAGGTCGTCGCCCTCTACGACCAGCTGATCCGCCTCGACCCCTCGCCGATCGTCGCCCTCAACCGCGCCATCGCGGTCGCCGAGCTCGACGGCCCCGAGGTGGCCCTGGCGGCCGTCGACCGCCTGGAGGCCAGCCTGACCGGCTACCACGCCTACCACGCGACCCGCGCGGACCTGCTGCGCCGCCTGGGCCGCAGCGGCCCGTCCCGCGCGGCCTACGACAGGGCCATCGAGCTGGCCGGCAACACCGCCGAGACCGCCTACCTGACCCGCCGCCGCGACCAGCTGGGGTAG
- a CDS encoding macro domain-containing protein: MQELDYVEGDATDPVGDGPRIIAHVCNDIGAWGRGIVEVISRRWPEPEREFRRWHGEPTFRLGAVQLVPVAPELWVANMVGQHGIATRRGLRTGSGYEAGAGPPVRYDAIRECLTSLVTHARTRHASVHMPRIGCGLAGGTWAGIEPLIRETLCAHDVPTVVYDLSA, translated from the coding sequence GTGCAGGAGCTGGACTACGTCGAGGGCGACGCCACTGATCCCGTCGGCGACGGTCCGCGGATCATCGCGCACGTCTGCAACGACATCGGCGCCTGGGGCAGAGGAATCGTCGAGGTCATCTCCCGGCGCTGGCCGGAGCCGGAGCGGGAGTTCCGCCGTTGGCACGGCGAGCCCACGTTCCGCCTCGGCGCCGTTCAGCTGGTGCCGGTCGCCCCGGAGCTCTGGGTGGCCAACATGGTCGGCCAGCACGGCATCGCCACCCGTCGTGGCCTGCGCACCGGCTCCGGCTATGAGGCCGGTGCCGGGCCGCCGGTCCGCTACGACGCGATCCGCGAATGCCTGACCTCCCTCGTCACCCACGCCCGTACCCGGCACGCCTCGGTGCACATGCCGCGCATCGGCTGCGGCCTTGCCGGCGGCACGTGGGCCGGGATCGAGCCGCTGATCCGCGAGACCCTGTGCGCGCACGACGTGCCCACGGTCGTCTACGACCTGAGCGCGTGA
- a CDS encoding COG1470 family protein gives MTLPLRVTVVPERADATPGDNLAFDVTVRNASDIVEHYGVELLGLPDGATVRTEPDVAKLRPAESATLTVRVTLPVRPPAPAGTYVLGALVRSKYRHDVSRCVEVPVDLAAVDQVTVRVTPEVVNGGRAGRYTAEISNGGNAPVRLHLGATDPERRVRTEFHPQLVDLPPGTSAQALLTVQAPLPWNREKQRQLTVTAMPQTPGAVPATANATFIQRPRFASKFAKVAGIGAAVVLLAAAIAVPALLARAGDDKNPDPAAVHENQPPAAQPTAAAVPPPAASSAAAAPPPASAPAAPPPSAGASAPPSAAPSATLGAREVDLTAPRDGVLPSDAFRDQGFLAGADPGTLAVPGCEDARSAAVVTDPDGKRFLTSSSADDPAKCHTVPLMIDFLPDAPAGSVVLTPVTKNALEMEVVYRDLTREVKRDLKAPDGAAHGGIDLLLVRPRSSDGAATEPVALTAITFAP, from the coding sequence ATGACCCTGCCCCTGAGGGTGACCGTCGTCCCCGAGCGGGCGGACGCGACACCCGGCGACAACCTGGCCTTCGACGTCACGGTGCGCAACGCCAGCGACATCGTCGAGCACTACGGCGTCGAGCTGCTCGGCCTGCCCGACGGCGCCACCGTGCGCACCGAGCCGGACGTCGCCAAGCTGCGCCCCGCCGAGTCCGCCACCCTGACCGTGCGCGTCACCCTGCCGGTGCGGCCGCCCGCGCCCGCGGGCACCTACGTGCTCGGCGCGCTGGTCCGCTCGAAGTACCGCCACGACGTCTCCCGCTGCGTCGAGGTGCCGGTCGATCTCGCCGCGGTCGACCAGGTCACGGTCCGGGTCACGCCGGAGGTCGTCAACGGCGGGCGCGCCGGCCGCTACACGGCCGAGATCTCCAACGGCGGCAACGCACCCGTGCGCCTGCACCTAGGCGCCACCGACCCGGAGCGCCGGGTGCGCACCGAGTTCCACCCGCAGCTCGTCGACCTGCCGCCCGGCACGTCCGCGCAGGCGCTGCTCACCGTGCAGGCGCCGCTGCCGTGGAACCGGGAGAAGCAGCGCCAGCTGACCGTCACCGCCATGCCGCAGACGCCCGGCGCGGTGCCCGCCACTGCCAACGCCACGTTCATCCAACGCCCGCGGTTCGCGTCCAAGTTCGCCAAGGTCGCCGGCATCGGCGCGGCCGTCGTCCTGCTGGCGGCCGCGATCGCCGTACCCGCGCTGCTGGCCCGCGCGGGCGACGACAAGAACCCGGACCCCGCCGCCGTACACGAGAATCAGCCACCCGCCGCGCAGCCGACCGCCGCCGCGGTCCCACCACCGGCCGCGTCCTCCGCGGCCGCCGCTCCCCCGCCCGCCTCGGCACCCGCCGCACCACCGCCCTCGGCCGGCGCGTCGGCGCCGCCGTCCGCGGCACCCTCGGCGACCCTCGGCGCGCGCGAGGTCGACCTGACCGCACCCCGCGACGGCGTCCTGCCCAGCGACGCCTTCCGCGACCAGGGCTTCCTGGCCGGCGCCGACCCCGGCACCCTGGCCGTACCCGGCTGCGAGGACGCCCGGAGCGCGGCCGTGGTCACCGACCCCGACGGCAAGCGCTTCCTGACCTCCTCCTCGGCCGACGACCCGGCGAAGTGCCACACCGTCCCCCTGATGATCGACTTCCTCCCGGACGCGCCCGCGGGCTCGGTCGTCCTGACGCCGGTGACGAAGAACGCCCTCGAGATGGAGGTCGTCTACCGCGACCTCACCCGCGAGGTGAAGCGCGACCTGAAGGCACCCGACGGCGCCGCACACGGCGGCATCGACCTCCTCCTGGTCCGCCCCCGCTCCTCCGACGGCGCCGCCACCGAGCCCGTCGCCCTGACCGCCATCACCTTCGCGCCGTAG